The following are encoded together in the Brassica napus cultivar Da-Ae chromosome A9, Da-Ae, whole genome shotgun sequence genome:
- the LOC106422371 gene encoding beta-adaptin-like protein B produces the protein MSGHDSKYFSTTKKGEIPELKEELNSQYKDKRKDAVKKVIAAMTVGKDVSSLFTDVVNCMQTENLELKKLVYLYLINYAKSQPDLAILAVNTFVKDSQDPNPLIRALAVRTMGCIRVDKITEYLCDPLQKCLKDDDPYVRKTAAICVAKLYDINAELVEDRGFLDALKDLISDNNPMVVANAVAALAEIQENSTSAIFEINSTTLTKLLTALNECTEWGQVFILDALSRYKAADPREAENIVERVTPRLQHANCAVVLSAVKMILQQMELITSTDVIRNLCKKMAPPLVTLLSAEPEIQYVALRNINLIVQKRPTILAHEIKVFFCKYNDPIYVKMEKLEIMIKLASDRNIDQVLLEFKEYATEVDVDFVRRAVRAIGRCAIKLERAAERCISVLLELIKIKVNYVVQEAIIVIKDIFRRYPNTYESIIATLCESLDTLDEPEAKASMIWIIGEYAERIDNADELLESFLESFPEEPAQVQLQLLTATVKLFLKKPTEGPQQMIQVVLNNATVETDNPDLRDRAYIYWRLLSTDPEAAKDVVLAEKPVITDDSNQLEPSLLDELLTNISTLSSVYHKPPEAFVTRLKTTVQKTEDEDFAEGSEAGYSSGNPADSAASPPVTMGNVAHPAGRQTAPAPAAPAPVPDLLGDLMGLDNAAIVPVDEPTTPSGPPLPVVVPASTGQGLQISAQLARRDGQVFYSMLFENNTQAVLDGFMIQFNKNTFGLAAAGPLQIAPLQPGTSARTLLPMVLLQNLSTGPPSSLLQVAVKNNQQPVWYFNDKIILHALFSEDGRMERGTFLETWRSLPDSNEVQREFPGITITSVESTIDLLTAYNMFFIAKRKNGNQDVIYLSAKVPVDVPLLIELTAVVGQPGLKCALKTPTPEIAPIFFEAVELLFKA, from the exons ATGAGCGGTCACGATTCGAAATACTTCTCGACGACGAAGAAGGGAGAAATCCCTGAGCTCAAGGAGGAGCTTAATTCGCAGTATAAG GATAAGAGAAAAGATGCAGTTAAAAAGGTTATTGCGGCAatgaccgttggaaaggatgtTTCATCACTTTTCACTGATGTAGTCAATTGCATGCAAACGGAAAATCTGGAGCTGAAGAAGCTTGTTTACCTCTATCTCATCAATTACGCGAAAAGCCAGCCAGATCTTGCTATTCTTGCGGTTAATACCTTTGTCAAG GACTCACAGGATCCAAATCCGCTGATCCGCGCTCTTGCTGTGCGGACAATGGGCTGCATTCGTGTGGACAAAATCACGGAGTATCTATGTGATCCTCTTCAAAAGTGCCTAAAG GATGATGATCCATATGTCCGGAAGACAGCTGCTATTTGCGTTGCTAAGCTTTATGACATAAATGCTGAATTGGTTGAGGATAGGGGTTTCCTTGACGCTTTGAAGGATCTGATATCAGATAATAATCCGATGGTTGTTGCCAATGCTGTAGCAGCCCTTGCTGAGATTCAAGAGAATAGTACTAGCGCCATATTTGAGATCAATAGTACCACCCTTACAAAGCTCCTTACCGCTCTTAATGAATGCACCGA GTGGGGTCAAgtatttatattagatgctctatCGAGGTATAAAGCAGCTGATCCCCGTGAAGCTGAAAATATTGTTGAGAGAGTCACGCCAAGGTTGCAACATGCAAACTGCGCTGTTGTGCTTTCAGCTGTTAAG ATGATCCTTCAACAGATGGAACTCATTACTAGTACAGACGTGATTCGAAATCTTTGCAAGAAGATGGCTCCACCCCTTGTTACATTGCTTTCTGCCGAACCTGAGATACAATATGTTGCACTTCGTAACATTAATCTTATTGTTCAGAAACGACCCACTATCCTTGCCCATGAAATTAAG GTTTTCTTCTGCAAGTATAACGACCCAATTTATGTTAAGATGGAGAAGTTGGAGATTATGATAAAACTTGCGTCTGACAGAAACATAGACCAG GTTCTTCTGGAATTTAAAGAGTATGCAACGGAAGTAGATGTTGATTTTGTTAGAAGGGCTGTTCGTGCGATAGGCCGATGTGCTATCAAActagagagagcagccgaacgTTGCATCAGTGTTTTGCTTGAATTGATCAAGATCAAAGTAAATTATGTTGTTCAGGAGGCCATTATTGTCATTAAAGATATCTTCAGAAGATATCCAAACAC GTATGAGTCCATAATTGCCACACTCTGTGAGAGTTTAGACACTTTGGATGAACCAGAAGCTAAG GCATCTATGATATGGATCATTGGTGAATATGCTGAAAGAATTGACAATGCGGATGAGCTACTTGAAAGTTTCCTTGAGAGTTTTCCTGAGGAACCAGCACAGGTTCAGCTGCAGCTTCTAACTGCCACTGTTAAGCTATTCTTGAAGAAACCAACTGAAGGACCTCAACAAATGATTCAG GTTGTCTTGAACAACGCTACTGTGGAGACGGATAATCCTGATCTCAGAGATCGTGCATACATATACTGGCGTCTTCTATCTACTGATCCTGAG GCGGCCAAGGACGTTGTCTTGGCTGAAAAGCCCGTGATTACTGACGACTCAAACCAGCTCGAGCCATCACTTCTTGACGAGCTGCTTACAAACATTTCCACCTTGTCCTCTGTGTACCACAAACCGCCAGAGGCATTTGTGACCCGCTTGAAAACGACAGTTCAGAAAACAGAGGACGAGGACTTTGCTGAAGGAAGCGAAGCAGGATACTCATCTGGTAATCCGGCTGATAGTGCAGCTTCCCCCCCAGTTACCATGGGTAATGTCGCACACCCTGCAGGAAGACAAACAGCCCCTGCACCGGCGGCCCCAGCTCCTGTACCCGATCTGCTTGGTGACTTGATGGGTTTGGATAATGCCGCAATTGTCCCGGTTGATGAACCCACGACTCCGTCTGG TCCTCCATTGCCAGTTGTCGTGCCGGCTTCAACCGGTCAAGGTCTGCAGATAAGTGCTCAATTAGCCCGAAGAGATGGACAGGTTTTCTACAGTATGCTCTTCGAGAATAACACGCAGGCGGTACTTGATGGTTTCATGATTCAATTCAACAAGAACACATTCGGTCTTGCTGCTGCTGGACCTCTTCAG ATTGCGCCTTTGCAACCAGGAACATCTGCCAGGACACTGCTACCTATGGTCTTATTGCAGAATTTGTCTACTGGACCTCCGAGCTCGCTCTTACAAGTAGCTGTCAAAAACAATCAGCAGCCTGTTTGGTACTTCAACGATAAGATTATACTTCATGCTCTTTTCAGTGAAGACGGTAGAATGGAACGTGGAACCTTCCTCGAG ACATGGAGGTCGTTACCAGACTCAAATGAAGTCCAGAGAGAATTCCCCGGGATCACCATCACGAGCGTCGAATCAACTATTGATTTGCTGACAGCATACAACATGTTCTTCATAGCAAAGCGCAAGAACGGGAACCAAGACGTGATCTATTTATCAGCAAAGGTTCCGGTAGATGTACCTTTGTTGATCGAACTCACTGCAGTGGTGGGACAACCAGGTCTCAAATGTGCATTGAAAACTCCCACTCCTGAGATTGCGCCCATCTTCTTCGAAGCCGTCGAGCTTCTCTTTAAGGCTTGA